One genomic region from Amycolatopsis sp. FBCC-B4732 encodes:
- the gcvP gene encoding aminomethyl-transferring glycine dehydrogenase produces the protein MTSTQFDARHIGPSEAERAKMLAECGYSSLDALVGAAVPSAIRATKELSLPPAASEEEATAELRALAARNRPMTQMIGLGYSDTVTPGVIRRNVLENPAWYTAYTPYQPEISQGRLEALLNFQTMVADLTGLATANASLLDESTAVAEAVTLMRRASKSKSNKVVLDAECLPQTIAVVRTRVEALGIEVEVRDLLTGLPDEFFGVVAQYPGASGVLRGRGFYHAISESAKAAGALFTVAADLLALTLVTAPGEFGADVAAGSTQRFGVPLGYGGPHAGYMSVRAGLERSLPGRLVGVSVDADGNSAYRLALQTREQHIRREKATSNICTAQVLPAVLAAMYAVYHGPDGLKKIARRVHGLAAGFAAALRKTGVEVVHESFFDTVVAHVPGQAAEVHAAAREAGINLGHVDADHVRVAFDEVSTPAIAAKVLKAFGVESDLEDGVALPNGLARESGFMGHEVFGTHRSETAMLRYLRKLSDLDYALDRGMIPLGSCTMKLNATTEMEPISWREFAGIHPFAPAEDAEGYHTLVGQLAEWLAEVTGYDKVSLQPNAGSQGELAGLLAIRAYHRANGDDARDVCLIPSSAHGTNAASAVLAGMRVVVVKCTDEGNVDLADLRAKVDAHQDTLAAIMVTYPSTHGVYEHDIDELAKIVHDGGGQVYVDGANLNALLGLAKPGEFGGDVSHLNLHKTFCIPHGGGGPGVGPVAVRAHLAPFLPNHPLLAQAGPETGVGPISGAPYGSASILPISWAYVRMMGAPGLTAATKVAVLAANYVASRLAPHYPVLYTGQDGLVAHECILDLRQITKETGVTVDDVAKRLIDYGFHAPTMSFPVAGTLMVEPTESEDLGEIDRFIAAMIAIRAEIDEVAAGRWSAEESPLRGAPHTAETLVGEWDKAYDRELAVYPAGVSRKNKYWPPVRRIDGARGDRNLVCSCPPLNAYEG, from the coding sequence ATCACCTCCACGCAGTTCGACGCCCGCCACATCGGCCCGTCCGAGGCCGAGCGCGCGAAAATGCTGGCCGAATGCGGCTACAGCAGCCTGGACGCCCTCGTCGGCGCCGCCGTCCCGAGCGCGATCCGCGCGACGAAGGAACTCAGCCTCCCGCCCGCCGCGTCCGAAGAGGAAGCCACCGCGGAGCTGCGCGCGCTCGCCGCGCGCAACCGGCCGATGACGCAGATGATCGGCCTCGGCTACTCCGACACCGTCACCCCCGGCGTCATCCGCCGCAACGTCCTCGAGAACCCCGCCTGGTACACCGCGTACACGCCCTACCAGCCGGAGATCTCGCAGGGCCGGCTCGAAGCCCTCCTCAACTTCCAGACCATGGTCGCCGACCTGACCGGCCTGGCCACCGCGAACGCGTCCCTGCTGGACGAGTCGACCGCCGTCGCCGAGGCCGTCACGCTGATGCGCCGCGCGTCCAAGTCGAAGTCCAACAAGGTCGTGCTCGACGCCGAGTGCCTGCCGCAGACCATCGCCGTCGTGCGCACCCGGGTCGAGGCGCTGGGCATCGAGGTCGAGGTCCGCGACCTGCTCACCGGCCTGCCGGACGAGTTCTTCGGCGTCGTCGCCCAGTACCCCGGCGCGTCCGGTGTGCTGCGCGGCCGCGGCTTCTACCACGCGATTTCCGAGTCGGCGAAGGCCGCGGGCGCGCTGTTCACCGTCGCCGCCGACCTGCTCGCCCTGACGCTGGTCACCGCGCCCGGCGAGTTCGGCGCCGACGTCGCCGCCGGTTCGACGCAGCGCTTCGGCGTCCCGCTCGGCTACGGCGGCCCGCACGCCGGGTACATGTCCGTGCGCGCCGGCCTCGAGCGTTCGCTGCCCGGGCGGCTGGTCGGCGTCTCGGTCGACGCCGACGGCAACTCCGCCTACCGCCTGGCGCTGCAGACCCGTGAGCAGCACATCCGCCGCGAGAAGGCGACGTCCAACATCTGCACCGCGCAGGTCCTCCCGGCCGTGCTGGCCGCGATGTACGCGGTCTACCACGGCCCGGACGGCCTGAAGAAGATCGCCCGGCGCGTCCACGGCCTCGCCGCGGGCTTCGCCGCAGCCCTCCGCAAGACCGGCGTCGAGGTCGTCCACGAGTCCTTCTTCGACACCGTCGTCGCGCACGTCCCCGGCCAGGCCGCCGAGGTCCACGCGGCCGCGCGCGAAGCCGGGATCAACCTCGGGCACGTCGACGCCGACCACGTCCGCGTCGCCTTCGACGAGGTCAGCACCCCCGCGATCGCCGCGAAGGTCCTGAAGGCGTTCGGCGTCGAGTCCGACCTCGAAGACGGCGTCGCGCTCCCGAACGGCCTGGCCCGCGAGAGCGGCTTCATGGGCCACGAGGTCTTCGGCACCCACCGCTCCGAGACGGCGATGCTGCGCTACCTGCGCAAGCTGTCCGATCTGGACTACGCGCTCGACCGCGGCATGATCCCGCTCGGCTCCTGCACGATGAAGCTCAACGCCACCACCGAGATGGAGCCGATCAGCTGGCGCGAGTTCGCCGGCATCCACCCGTTCGCGCCGGCCGAAGACGCCGAGGGCTACCACACGCTCGTGGGGCAGCTCGCGGAGTGGCTGGCCGAGGTCACCGGCTACGACAAGGTATCGCTGCAGCCCAACGCGGGCAGCCAGGGCGAGCTGGCCGGGCTCCTCGCGATCCGCGCGTACCACCGCGCGAACGGCGACGACGCCCGTGACGTCTGCCTGATCCCCTCCTCCGCGCACGGCACCAACGCGGCGTCCGCGGTGCTCGCCGGAATGCGCGTGGTCGTCGTGAAGTGCACCGACGAGGGCAACGTCGACCTGGCCGACCTGCGGGCCAAGGTGGACGCGCACCAGGACACGCTCGCCGCGATCATGGTCACCTACCCGTCCACGCACGGCGTCTACGAGCACGACATCGACGAGCTGGCCAAGATCGTCCACGACGGCGGCGGCCAGGTGTACGTCGACGGCGCGAACCTCAACGCCCTGCTCGGCCTGGCCAAGCCCGGCGAGTTCGGCGGCGACGTCTCGCACCTGAACCTGCACAAGACCTTCTGCATCCCGCACGGCGGTGGCGGCCCCGGCGTCGGCCCGGTCGCGGTGCGCGCGCACCTCGCGCCGTTCCTGCCCAACCACCCGCTGCTGGCGCAGGCCGGTCCCGAGACCGGCGTCGGCCCGATCAGCGGCGCGCCGTACGGCTCGGCGTCGATCCTGCCGATCTCCTGGGCTTACGTCCGGATGATGGGCGCGCCCGGCCTGACCGCCGCCACCAAGGTCGCCGTGCTGGCCGCGAACTACGTGGCTTCGCGGCTGGCCCCGCACTACCCGGTGCTCTACACCGGCCAGGACGGCCTGGTCGCGCACGAGTGCATCCTCGACCTGCGCCAGATCACCAAGGAGACCGGCGTGACGGTCGACGACGTCGCGAAGCGGCTCATCGACTACGGCTTCCACGCGCCGACCATGTCGTTCCCGGTCGCCGGCACGCTGATGGTCGAGCCGACCGAGTCCGAGGACCTCGGCGAGATCGACCGGTTCATCGCCGCGATGATCGCCATCCGCGCGGAGATCGACGAGGTCGCCGCCGGTCGCTGGAGCGCCGAGGAGTCGCCGCTGCGGGGCGCCCCGCACACCGCCGAGACGCTGGTGGGGGAGTGGGACAAGGCGTACGACCGCGAGCTGGCCGTGTACCCGGCGGGTGTTTCGCGCAAGAACAAGTACTGGCCCCCGGTGCGTCGCATCGACGGCGCCCGCGGCGACCGTAACCTCGTGTGCTCCTGCCCGCCCCTCAACGCTTACGAAGGCTGA
- a CDS encoding helix-turn-helix transcriptional regulator — protein sequence MTHWRADEWAEAVRAGIRSRGLSLDEAARRIGVPTSTLRSWIEHRHAPKVTVFDHWAQLAEVTGLGEAELLRVAGVLPDSLASPVHVAQAAKALREGIDQAGQFLRQATALVYSSPGTQVANLIAASPIDWEMRIRSATRGDEVRVTYHHYVGVVPPRDFPHDDAEARRILEHEVLGELWRPLGLYWRVAEVHDWHEPPRLVIQVPEQEATRPPVPSPVVAAPPVVVLSPIWGYGELLASLVADGLGFGNVDFRYFGLPDAMADRVRTTARELAGPAPRLVHSVPPIMLLHGLAVPDLTGRLPVVVRYGPRMRARAARIYRSALLEAGFDDPLDGARAIEEAIAVPPGCPYYEVTLADEDVFDGDRPSLDRLNDAVAWHAEQIVEQVLLGAGHPPVPLGGPLKRLVLPSGRVRRPPALAGQVVHRVAGTP from the coding sequence GTGACGCACTGGCGCGCCGACGAATGGGCGGAAGCGGTCCGGGCCGGGATCCGTTCCCGGGGCCTCTCCCTGGACGAGGCCGCCCGACGCATCGGCGTTCCGACGTCGACCCTGCGCAGCTGGATCGAGCACCGGCACGCGCCGAAGGTCACCGTCTTCGACCACTGGGCGCAGCTCGCCGAGGTGACCGGGCTCGGGGAGGCCGAGCTGCTGCGCGTCGCCGGGGTGCTGCCCGACTCGCTCGCTTCGCCGGTGCACGTCGCCCAAGCCGCGAAGGCGTTGCGGGAAGGCATCGACCAGGCCGGGCAGTTCCTCCGGCAGGCCACCGCGCTCGTCTACTCCTCGCCCGGCACGCAGGTGGCCAACCTCATCGCCGCGTCGCCGATCGACTGGGAGATGCGGATCCGCTCGGCCACCCGCGGCGACGAGGTCCGCGTCACCTACCACCACTACGTCGGGGTCGTGCCGCCGCGGGACTTCCCGCACGACGACGCCGAGGCGCGCCGGATCCTCGAGCACGAGGTCCTCGGCGAGCTGTGGCGGCCGCTCGGGCTCTACTGGCGGGTCGCGGAGGTGCACGACTGGCACGAGCCGCCGCGGCTGGTCATCCAGGTGCCGGAGCAGGAGGCGACGCGCCCGCCCGTGCCGTCGCCGGTCGTCGCGGCGCCGCCGGTCGTGGTGCTGTCGCCGATCTGGGGGTACGGCGAGCTGCTGGCGTCGCTGGTCGCCGACGGGCTCGGGTTCGGCAACGTCGACTTCCGCTACTTCGGCCTCCCGGACGCGATGGCCGACCGCGTCCGGACCACCGCCCGCGAGCTGGCCGGGCCCGCGCCGCGGCTGGTGCACTCGGTGCCGCCGATCATGCTGCTGCACGGCCTGGCCGTGCCCGACCTGACCGGCCGTCTCCCGGTGGTGGTCCGGTACGGGCCTCGCATGCGCGCGCGGGCGGCGCGGATCTACCGGTCGGCGCTGCTCGAAGCGGGGTTCGACGACCCCCTCGACGGCGCCCGCGCGATCGAGGAGGCGATCGCGGTCCCGCCCGGCTGCCCGTACTACGAGGTGACGCTGGCCGACGAGGACGTCTTCGACGGCGACCGCCCGTCCCTGGACCGGCTCAACGACGCGGTGGCCTGGCACGCCGAGCAGATCGTGGAGCAGGTCCTGCTGGGTGCGGGCCACCCGCCGGTCCCGCTCGGCGGGCCGTTGAAGCGGCTGGTCCTGCCGTCTGGCCGGGTCCGGCGCCCACCCGCGCTGGCCGGCCAGGTGGTCCACCGCGTCGCCGGAACGCCATGA